The Selenihalanaerobacter shriftii nucleotide sequence CGCCTTTGCTATTAAGAAATCATTCTTTCACTGGGGATTGCATCCTTGGGCTAATTATGCAGTATTTGCTTTGGCTTTAGCCTATATGCAGTTTAGGAGAGACAAACCAGCACTTGTAAGTAGTATATTTATACCACTTATAGGAGAAGAAAAAGCTTCCGGTCCTATAGGTAAGCTTGTTGATATATTAGCAGTGTTTGCTACTGTTGCTGGAGTAGCAACTTCATTAGGAATGGCTACGTTACAGATGACTAGTGGATTTAATTATCTTTTTGGAGTGCCAGAAACTGATTTAGTAAGAGTTATTGTTATTGGTGTTGTGACTATACTATTTATGCTTTCGGCTATAACAGGATTAGATAAAGGTATTAAGATTTTATCTAATGCTAATATTACTTTGGCTGGTATTTTAATGCTACTAGGTTTAATCCTTGGACCAACAGTATTAATTATTAATAATCTAACTAATGGAATTGGGATGTACTTTAGTTCGTTAGTTAGAGATAGTTTTAAGATTTCAAGTGATCCTTGGTATGGTTGGTGGACTATCTTTTATTGGGCTTGGTGGATTGCTTGGGCTCCATTTGTTGGAACTTTTATTGCACGAATTTCACGAGGTAGAACGATTAAAGAATTTATTGGTGGAGTACTTTTAGCACCTACTCTTGCTTCGTTTATCTGGTTTGCTATCTTTGGAACATTAGGCATTAATACCGGTTTAGATGTAGCATCTAAAGCTATTAAATCTACTCCAACCGCTTTCTTTGTGGTGCTTGAAAATTATCCAATGGGAAGCATCATATCATTCATTGCTGTAATCTTATTGTCAACATTCTTCGTAACATCGGCAGATTCAGCTACTTTTGTCTTAGGAATGATGTCTTCGAACGGAGATTTGAATCCGACTACTAAACGAAAAGTGACGTGGGGCTTTATTCAATCTGGATTAGCTGTAACTTTAATGTTAGCTGGTGGCTTAGAAATGTTACAGACTGCTTCGATTGCAGCGGCCTTCCCATTTGCTTTTATAATGTTATTTGGGATGGTGTCATTAATTAAAGCATTAAGACAGGACGTTAGGAAAGATAGCATAGGAAAAGCTTAAATAAGATGGAGATAAAATAGAACGTAAGTAGGGGACGAAGCTTCGTCTCCTACTGAATGGGCTAATGGTAATCATGATTACCGAAATTCTTATTTAACCTATTATAAGAGGAGGGTGCTAAATGAGCAAAAAGTATGATGTTATT carries:
- a CDS encoding glycine betaine uptake BCCT transporter, which produces MEGRKQKSNQVFYTSLVIVFAILLWGLAVPKNFESVANGLFDFLVGNFGWFYLLSMSSFVVFSIWIAFSKYGKIRLGKDGEEPEYSTISWFAMLFSAGMGVGLVFWGVAEPLNHFVNPLGLEGGSAAASAFAIKKSFFHWGLHPWANYAVFALALAYMQFRRDKPALVSSIFIPLIGEEKASGPIGKLVDILAVFATVAGVATSLGMATLQMTSGFNYLFGVPETDLVRVIVIGVVTILFMLSAITGLDKGIKILSNANITLAGILMLLGLILGPTVLIINNLTNGIGMYFSSLVRDSFKISSDPWYGWWTIFYWAWWIAWAPFVGTFIARISRGRTIKEFIGGVLLAPTLASFIWFAIFGTLGINTGLDVASKAIKSTPTAFFVVLENYPMGSIISFIAVILLSTFFVTSADSATFVLGMMSSNGDLNPTTKRKVTWGFIQSGLAVTLMLAGGLEMLQTASIAAAFPFAFIMLFGMVSLIKALRQDVRKDSIGKA